One region of Actinomycetota bacterium genomic DNA includes:
- a CDS encoding ornithine carbamoyltransferase, with protein MQTGLRGRDMITTQEWTKDEIDTVLDLAFDLKRKQAVGEPHAYLRDKVLAMLFFFSSTRTRASFEAGMAQLGGHAMFMESRTTQISHGDTATEIGEILGRYSAGIAIRQVDWGVGNAYQRAVADASRVPVLNMQCEMYHPHQILADVMTIIEKKGDPRGRTLNVSYAYASSYQKPLSVPQSLILLATRFGMNVRLTRPPEFKLMPEIVAQAEENARRSKGSFEILEDFEDGFRDADVVYAKSWGAMLTTTDDEKSAAIGSKYTDWITDERRMALAKEDAIYMHPLPADRNVEVTDGVLDGPHSVVFDQAENRLHAQKAVMALTM; from the coding sequence ATGCAGACTGGACTGAGGGGTCGTGACATGATCACGACCCAGGAGTGGACCAAAGACGAGATCGACACCGTTCTGGATCTTGCGTTCGATCTCAAGCGCAAGCAGGCAGTCGGCGAGCCGCACGCCTACCTTCGTGACAAGGTGCTGGCGATGTTGTTTTTCTTCTCGAGTACCCGAACGAGGGCGAGCTTCGAGGCAGGGATGGCGCAGCTCGGTGGACACGCGATGTTCATGGAGTCACGAACGACACAGATCAGCCATGGCGACACGGCAACCGAGATCGGCGAGATCCTCGGCCGCTACAGCGCGGGAATCGCGATTCGGCAGGTCGACTGGGGAGTCGGCAACGCCTATCAGCGAGCCGTGGCGGACGCGAGCCGTGTTCCGGTGCTGAACATGCAGTGTGAGATGTATCACCCCCACCAGATCCTTGCCGATGTGATGACCATCATCGAGAAGAAGGGCGACCCGCGCGGGCGCACGCTCAACGTGAGTTATGCGTATGCTTCGAGCTACCAGAAGCCGCTCAGTGTGCCGCAGAGTCTCATCTTGCTGGCGACCAGATTTGGCATGAACGTGCGCCTGACTCGTCCGCCCGAGTTCAAGCTGATGCCCGAGATCGTCGCCCAGGCCGAAGAGAATGCTCGGCGGTCCAAGGGCTCGTTCGAGATCCTCGAGGATTTCGAGGACGGTTTCCGTGATGCCGACGTTGTATACGCGAAGAGCTGGGGAGCGATGCTCACCACCACGGACGATGAGAAGTCGGCGGCAATCGGGTCCAAGTACACGGACTGGATCACCGACGAGCGGCGAATGGCTCTGGCGAAGGAGGACGCGATCTACATGCATCCGCTTCCGGCCGACCGTAATGTCGAGGTGACCGACGGAGTTCTCGACGGGCCGCACAGCGTCGTGTTCGATCAGGCGGAGAACCGGCTCCACGCACAGAAAGCAGTGATGGCGTTGACGATGTAG
- a CDS encoding carbamate kinase, giving the protein MSNTRRPLAVVAIGGNSLIRDAEHRSVEDQYIAAGETDQHIAELIRTGWDVAITHGNGPQVGFILRRSELAKHELHEVPLDACGADTQGAIGYALQQNLYNDFLQLGIDKTVATVVTQVEVDATDPAFEHPAKPIGTFMDAEAAARRREVDGWEVVEDAGRGWRRVVASPLPKRIVEIEAIRELLGAGMAVICVGGGGIPVVADETGALTGVPAVIDKDRASALLAKELDADLLLISTAVEKVALGWGTPEQRWVDRMSLEEAKQYLGEGIHFAKGSMAPKIEAAITFLEGGGREVLITDPANIERGVAGETGTRIVQ; this is encoded by the coding sequence TTGAGCAACACCAGACGTCCGCTCGCCGTGGTGGCCATTGGGGGCAATTCGCTGATCAGGGACGCCGAGCATCGCTCGGTGGAAGATCAGTACATTGCGGCCGGAGAGACGGATCAGCACATCGCCGAGTTGATTCGTACGGGTTGGGATGTAGCTATCACTCATGGGAACGGACCTCAGGTGGGTTTCATCCTGAGACGCTCCGAGCTCGCAAAGCACGAATTGCACGAGGTTCCGCTCGATGCCTGCGGTGCCGATACACAGGGAGCGATCGGCTACGCGCTCCAGCAGAATCTGTATAACGACTTCCTCCAGCTCGGCATCGACAAGACCGTGGCAACGGTTGTGACGCAGGTCGAGGTGGACGCCACCGATCCGGCGTTCGAGCATCCGGCAAAGCCGATTGGCACGTTCATGGATGCCGAGGCGGCCGCCCGCCGACGGGAAGTCGACGGCTGGGAGGTCGTGGAGGACGCAGGCCGGGGCTGGCGCAGGGTCGTGGCATCACCTCTCCCGAAGAGGATCGTCGAGATCGAGGCCATCCGGGAGTTGCTCGGAGCGGGGATGGCGGTCATCTGTGTCGGGGGAGGAGGCATCCCTGTCGTCGCCGACGAGACTGGTGCCCTCACGGGAGTCCCTGCAGTGATCGACAAGGACCGTGCCTCCGCCCTACTCGCAAAGGAACTCGATGCGGACCTGCTGCTGATCAGCACCGCGGTCGAGAAAGTGGCGTTGGGCTGGGGTACGCCGGAGCAGCGCTGGGTCGATCGGATGAGTCTCGAGGAGGCGAAGCAGTACCTTGGCGAAGGCATCCATTTCGCCAAAGGGAGCATGGCGCCGAAGATCGAGGCGGCGATCACCTTCCTCGAGGGCGGCGGTCGGGAAGTTCTCATCACGGACCCGGCGAACATCGAACGAGGTGTTGCGGGTGAGACCGGGACCCGGATCGTGCAATGA
- a CDS encoding threonine synthase, whose amino-acid sequence MTPDHVTGLRCVICGKIYAPDEVEYVCPEHGYDGILDVLYDYDLIASRTRRDDLGAEWSMWRYRPLLPIAADAAVPPLAVGWTPLYELPKQAEKLGLARLWIKDGGREPTASFKDRASAIAIVKAHERGATVITTASTGNAAAALSGLSASVGQENVIFVPRSAPEAKIAQLLAFGSTVFAVRGTYDDAFELCLRVADAYGWYNRNTAYNPYMSEGKKTAAYEIAEQLGWESPDAVLVSVGDGCIIGGLHKGFKDLLALGWIDRIPRLIGVQAEGSNYLAEAWETGEDVLTKPAIDAQTVADSISAGLPRDRIKAMAAVVETDGAYVTVSDDEILAAIPAMARASGVFGEPAGAAAYAGLLKAKELGLLTAGDKAVVLNTGSGLKDVASAVRAAGMAGSVSYEITPTLEAVRAVMEAP is encoded by the coding sequence ATGACACCAGATCATGTCACGGGTTTGCGCTGCGTCATCTGTGGAAAGATCTACGCACCTGACGAAGTGGAGTATGTCTGCCCCGAGCACGGGTATGACGGCATTCTCGATGTCCTGTATGACTATGACCTGATCGCTTCTCGGACACGGCGGGACGATCTCGGGGCGGAGTGGTCCATGTGGAGGTACCGGCCACTGCTTCCCATCGCGGCGGACGCTGCAGTCCCACCCCTCGCCGTCGGGTGGACCCCTCTCTACGAGCTGCCCAAACAGGCCGAGAAGCTCGGGCTTGCCAGGCTCTGGATCAAAGACGGCGGGAGGGAACCGACCGCGTCGTTCAAGGATCGGGCGAGCGCAATCGCCATCGTCAAGGCCCATGAGAGAGGAGCAACGGTGATCACCACCGCCTCGACGGGGAATGCCGCCGCCGCGCTCAGCGGCCTCAGCGCGTCGGTGGGCCAGGAGAACGTGATCTTCGTCCCCCGTTCCGCTCCAGAGGCGAAGATCGCCCAGCTCCTTGCCTTCGGCTCGACGGTATTCGCGGTTCGAGGCACGTACGACGATGCATTCGAACTCTGTCTTCGCGTCGCGGATGCATATGGCTGGTACAACCGCAACACCGCCTACAACCCCTACATGAGCGAAGGCAAGAAGACGGCGGCGTATGAGATCGCGGAGCAGCTCGGGTGGGAATCGCCGGACGCCGTGCTCGTGAGTGTCGGAGACGGGTGCATCATCGGAGGTCTCCACAAGGGTTTCAAGGACCTGCTTGCCCTCGGCTGGATCGATCGGATTCCACGGCTCATCGGTGTCCAGGCCGAGGGAAGCAACTATCTGGCGGAGGCTTGGGAGACAGGTGAGGACGTGTTGACCAAGCCGGCCATCGACGCCCAAACCGTCGCGGATTCGATCTCGGCAGGGTTGCCGAGGGACCGGATCAAGGCGATGGCGGCGGTCGTCGAGACCGACGGCGCGTACGTGACCGTCAGTGACGACGAGATCCTGGCGGCAATCCCCGCGATGGCGAGAGCCAGCGGCGTGTTCGGTGAACCGGCCGGCGCTGCCGCATACGCCGGGCTCCTCAAAGCGAAGGAACTCGGGTTGCTCACCGCGGGAGACAAGGCAGTTGTCCTGAACACCGGAAGCGGTCTGAAAGACGTGGCGTCGGCAGTTCGAGCCGCCGGCATGGCAGGAAGTGTCTCGTATGAGATCACGCCCACCCTGGAAGCCGTACGGGCGGTGATGGAGGCCCCGTGA